The DNA region CCTTCCCGAGGAAAGAGATGCAATTCTCAAAAAGCTTGAGAAGTTTTGCACCTGCAAGAAGGGAGATCCTGATCAACAAGATATCCAGATTTACTATTCTTGTGACTTACCTGTGAATTTCCCCTCAGGGAAGCAAGGAGCTTATAAAGTTGTTGTTATGCCTCTATTGGGGATGGGGCGATCGGGGGCTAGTGTTGCAACAGTGAATGCTATTCATCGGTGGCACCCCCGCTATGTCATTCTTGTGGGTATTGCAGGAGGAAATGTTGAGAGGAATATCAAGCTTGGAGATGTTCTCGCACCAGGGCAAATTGTAGATTATGAATTACAGAAGTTAACTTCTGATGGAGTGGAAGTTCGTTGGCAAGCTTATCCTACAGATCAAAGATTACTAGGAGCAGTTCAGAACTTCACAGATAGGAATGCTTGGCAGGAATTGATAATAACCCCAAGATCAGATGATAGCTTACCACAATGTTATCACGATGGCTCGGTCGCCTCAGGAGACAAAGTAGATGCTGTTCGTAGGGTATTTACTCAATACAAGAAAGTGTGGCCTAAGCTCCTTGGCATAGAAATGGAGGCTGGTGGTGTTGAAATTGCCACAATTCAAGCAGCCCACAGTCCAGGTTTCTTTATGATCCGTGGTGTTTCTGACCTGGCTGATGAGGAAAAGGATTCGGAAGAGGTAAAGAAATGGCGACTTTATGCCTGTGATGTTGCAGCAGCCTACACAGTTGCACTGCTCAGAAGTGGGCCAGTTCCATTGCAAACTCCTCCAGATGCAAATGGTTCTATCATTCCTAATAAAGAGGAGTTTTTAAAAGCAGTAAGCGAATGTTCCACAATGAAGGATCGTCACAAACGAGAAACTTTAGTTAAAAGCTTACCTCCTCATATCAGGGATAACATAACGCGACGGGATGCTACCCTCAGCGACGTTGCAGAAATTGTTGAGACTTGCTCTGAATATCCTACTGGAATCGAAGAACTTGTGCGAAGAATAGAATTTTATGAGAACGGAACGATTGCCATGAGCAATATTCGTAAATTGTTTGAGCAGGCACATTGACAATAGTGCTTGTCTCGCTCAATGAAATTGATTCCCCGCCAGAGGTAGAGCATGATTTCAATAGATAATCCTACAACTAGGTTCGAGTTTGACCTAGATAATAACTGGGAAGAGTTCTACAAGCTCTTATCCAAGTGTTCACCATTTGGAGATCGTAAGAAGCGAGACACTATACTTAAACACCCCCACTTAATAGATCTTGATCCAACTCGCAGTGACGCAGGGGATATTTATGACATCACCGAGATTGTCAACTGTTTCATGCAGCATCGTGGCAAAATCAATGAATTGATTTACCTCATTGTTAGCTATGAATCGTCAAATTTTTCCATTCCAGTTAAAAATTTACTTGCATTTTGGAAATATAAATGTCCAAGAGGATGGAAGAAATGGAAAAAAATGTATTATGCGCAAATAATTGATAATTCACTTGAGCTTTTTAAGGGGATTTTAGTAGAGTTTCCAGAAATAAAGTTTGTTAGCATTGTAAATGCTTTGAAAGAGTGTAGCATAACAAGTGATCATCAAAAAATAGAAAAGATCATTTCTGACCTTGGCTTGAATGGAATCGGTGAATTCGATGATGTTTGGGATGAGTTAGATGAAATTGTCTTACGAATACATTCTTCGTCTGGCAGCATTAAGTCTCTGATTGATGCAATTTATAGCTTTAAGGAAGGAGATCTTCTTCCAATTCTAAAAGTGTTGAAGGAATGGGAGCAAATCCTCCCTGAGGATTACAAGGAATGGCAACAACAGAATCTTGAGGATCTCAAGCAAGATGAGAGCCTTCAAGAAAAAGAAAACATAGATTTTATCAAAGAAAACCTTCCTACTCTTTTCAACTTACTGCAAGAAAACCAGACCAAGCAGAAGTTTACTACTTTTCCTACTATCACTTTTTCAGAAGACAAGGAGAAGAAAACACCTGCTGAAAAGAAAATATCTACAATAGGTACTAGTGCCACTGAAAGCCTTAAGTCCCTGCCTAGTAGGCCTGTCATAAGTGAGATAGGAAAAGCAGTACATTATGATACCTATGAGATTGTTAGCGAGTTCTATGGCATGGTTCAAGATAGCCTGAACCGAGACAAAGAGATAAAACATGTAATTTTAGGTGTGCATGGTCCCAGAGCCACGGGCTTTTCAAGTTTAGTAGAACGGCTTAAGATAATTTGCAAGGAAATACCCTCCTCACAAACTAAATTGTTATATTCGAATCTTAATCTTGAGCATGCTCAGCAGGTTAATAAAAACTTTATATTGACGCTTATCTCTTCAATTCAAAATAAAGCTGAGTTGTGTTCAAGCATGAATGCAATCTATCAAACAAATGATCTTGATGAAACATATGAGAAATTAGAAGATAGTGTAAAACCATCAGAGAATGAATTGTGCAAGAATCTTACAGAATGTCTCAATAACTTTTCACAGAAGAATGGATGTATAGTCATCCTTTTCTTTAAAGGTTTTGAGAAAGTTAAAGATAAGCCCGTTGGAAGGCTATTAATCTCTTGGCTTCAACGTTATGCATGGAAACTGGCAGGCAAGCTTATTGTCGTCATTACTAGTGAAAAAACATCAATTGAGAAATCAGGTCTAGAAGATTTAGGTGAGAAAACTGAATTTAAAATCATCTTAATGGAACCTAAGAAAATTATGGATTTTAAAGATTACTTGGAATGGGCCAATTACCTTGGCTACAAGT from Leptodesmis sichuanensis A121 includes:
- a CDS encoding effector-associated domain 2-containing protein; translated protein: MSSVDFVIITPLPEERDAILKKLEKFCTCKKGDPDQQDIQIYYSCDLPVNFPSGKQGAYKVVVMPLLGMGRSGASVATVNAIHRWHPRYVILVGIAGGNVERNIKLGDVLAPGQIVDYELQKLTSDGVEVRWQAYPTDQRLLGAVQNFTDRNAWQELIITPRSDDSLPQCYHDGSVASGDKVDAVRRVFTQYKKVWPKLLGIEMEAGGVEIATIQAAHSPGFFMIRGVSDLADEEKDSEEVKKWRLYACDVAAAYTVALLRSGPVPLQTPPDANGSIIPNKEEFLKAVSECSTMKDRHKRETLVKSLPPHIRDNITRRDATLSDVAEIVETCSEYPTGIEELVRRIEFYENGTIAMSNIRKLFEQAH